A window of Flavobacterium branchiarum genomic DNA:
GAACTGGTTTTCTGTTATTGCGTATTAATCCTAAAAACATTTGATATAATGTAGTAGATAAAATTTCGGCTTCTTCATTTGTATCTGCTCCAATGGCATTTACACACGCCATTGTTTTAGGACTACTCAAATATTTTGATGGAATAAAGTTTTCTCGATAAAACTCAAATGCCTGTAACATCATTCTTGGTGCAAAATGTCCAGCAAACGCATACGGTAATCCTTTTGCTGCTGCTAATGAAGCACTATCCATACTAGAACCTAATATCCAAACGGGCACATTAGTTCCTTCGGCAGGGAAAGCACGTACTTTTGCGGAAGCATTATCAGGAGAAAAGTAATTATGAATCGCTTGTACATTTCTTGGAAATTGTTGCGACTGTGCATAAAAATCTTCCCGAATAGCCTGAGCCGTTAATGAATCTGTTCCAGGTGCTCTACCTAAACCTAAATCTATTCGATTAGGATAAAGTGTCTCTAATGTTCCAAATTGTTCTGCAACAACAAGCGGTGCATGATTGGGAAGCATTATTCCTCCAGAACCAACACGAATATTTTGTGTTTGACTTGCTATGTAACCTATTAAAACTACTGTCGCTGTACTAGCAACATGCTCCATATTATGATGTTCGGCCAACCAAAATCGGTTATAACCTAAATTATCAGCCAGTTGAGCAAGCTCTTTTGTTTTCTGAAATGTTTCTTTTGCATCACTACCTTCTGTAATTAATGCTAATTCTAATAAAGAAATGGGTATATTATTGTTCATAGTGATTAATCTTTTTGCAAAATTAACCATTAATATTAAGTTAGTTGATTCTCAATTGTTAATTGAATTATAATTTTTTAACAGCGTTAAATAAATTTAACATCGATAAATAATTCTCTTTATTTAAAAAGATCGCAGCACATTTTGAAAACATACAATTTATTAGAACAACTTGATGAATCCTTAGGTTATTTTTTGTAACTTTAAAATAACAAATTATAAATCCCTTGTTTATGAAAACTCATAGAAAAATTAAATATATCGCTAAGCGATATATTTACAGAATCATCAGAGATATAAGCGGCAATAAGGATAAGTCTAAACAATTGCTTTTATCTAATTTATTAAAAACTAATATCCAATTGCTAAAAGGTATAGACGTTAATAGCACGATGTTGTTTTAGCCCAAGTATGGCAAAAGCACATCTCTCTATACGTTAATTTGTATTGAATTATCCTAAAAAGGATATCCAATTGCGATATTAAGTATTAAATTATCTTTTCTCCAAGAACCACTTCCAAAATTAATATCATCTATTACCCATCGTTTTCCTTCAGGTAAATATGGTATTCTTAACGGAAATGCAATGTCGGTTCTTAAAATTAAAAACGATAAGTCAAAACGTAATCCTGCTCCAGCACCAACAGCAATTTCTTTCATGAAATTTTTACTGATTTTTGCTCCAGCTTTATTTGGATCATTATTGAGCAGCCAAACATTTCCAGCATCTAGAAATAGTGCTCCTCGTACGATACTAAAAAGTTTAGCTCGGTACTCTGTATTAAATTCAAGTTTTAAATCTCCTGATTGATCTGGAATTAATGAATTAACTGTATCTTGACTTACATAACTACCAGGGCCAATTGATCGGGCTCTAAAAGCGCGAATACTATTGGTTCCACCAACAACAAATTGCTTACTTGTAGGCAATGAAGAAGAATTACCATAAGGCAAGCCTACTCCTAGAATAAGTCGGCTTGCTAATTGGCTTTCTTTCCCTAGCTTAAGATAGTGTCTGAAATCAGTTTTAAATTTCACATATTGACTAAAAGGAACATCAAATATTTTTACGACATCATTTTTCTTGATATTGGCTTTTGTTGCCAAGCCTGTTATATTACCAGCTAAATCAAGTTCTCCATTAAAATAAAATGTATTCTTTTTTCGCTTTTGCATTGTATTGGTATAGGTATACGAATACGTTGGACCAAAAATTAATTGTTTATCAAGTACTTTAGCTAATGATTCATCTTTTGAAACTTGCTCTTGATAATAAGGCGTTACCCGATTTGGGCTCACATAATTAACTTCTATGATATCCAATTGATGTTCTTTTCTGATATTTTCTTTCCATGAATACCCAAAGGATCCTCTAAAAGAATTTAAAGCATACAGATTAATTCGGTTTTGATATTCATAACTCAAACTTGCTTTCGTTTTTGGAACAAACTCACTAGAGCCTTGAAAATTAAAAGGAGTAATTAATCTTGGCCAAGTTAAACTTGCTTCTCCTCCTATTCTAAATATGTTATTCCCTTTATTTTGTCCCGAAATCTGAAAATCGGCTCCTCCAAATACTGACAATGTGAATAATTCAGCTCCTCTAAGCAAGTTTCTGTTGTTCCAGTTTGCGTTGATCTCTGAACCTGAATAACTAGCCGAATTGGTTTTTCCTAATACCTCAACTCTAATGAATTTCTTTGGCAATAAGGTTAGATAATAATAAGCGTCCAGAGCATTTTTTATGCTATCCGATTCTTTAAACTCATTTTTAACAAAATTGAATGTTCCGAGATTCACAAAACGGTTTAGAGAAAGATTGTGATCTGATCGATTGTAAAAATCTCCTTTCTTAAAATACAAAGCTCTATCAAATACCCTTGGTCTAAACGTATTTGTAGAATCTATAATCGTAAAATCTTTATATTTTACGATATCTTCTTTTTTATATGCTACAGCTGTACTATCCTTTAAAATCGAAAAATTAGGATACACAACGATATCATTTATAGTATAAGGCACTTTGGCTTTGGCTGGCGTTTCGTCTTTTATTTTTAATTTTATAACTACCTCGTGGTCTCCTTTGGTACTATCAACTTGCGCCAAGATATAATCGGAGTTAAAATAATAAAATCCCTTTTCTTTTAATCGAGAATCGATACGTTCTCTTTCTGATTTTATTACATCAAGATCATAAGGATTGCCTACTTTTAGCAATGATCTACGAGTTGTTTTGGCAATTGTTTTAGCTACAGCCGAAGAATCATCAGGAAAGCTAACACTCTTTATTTTATACTGTTTATTTGGTTTAACAGTGTATTCTACCGTTGCTCTTTTATCTTTAGAAGTTGAATCTGCAGTAACGTTTACTTTAAAAAAACCTTTATTTTCAGCATAATTTCTTAGCACCGACGAGTTATAATCTAAATCGACTTTACTGAAAAGTACTGGAGCTTCTCCAACTTTATTTCTCAACCAATACCTGGTTCCTTTCTTCTTCTTAGGTTCTCCAGCTATATTATATATCCATAATTTAATACGTAATCCTAAAAATTGTTTATTAGGCAAAGGACGCAACAAACCTTGCAGTTCATTTTTAAGTGCTGTTTTTTCTTTCTTTTTAAGAATCGTATCTTCTACTTTTACCGAAGCTCCTGTGTACAACAAATCTCCTTTGGGTAAATACTTGGTATTGCTACATCCAAAAGCAAAAAACAAAGAGAGTATTATAAAATATTTTAGATATTTAGTTTTCATATTACTACGTTTTTTGCTCTTGTTCATTATCTAATTCTTTTTTCTTTTTCTCTTCCTTCTCTTTTTGACTCTCTTTCTCTTTACGTAATTTTTCTTTTCTAATTATTTCCTTTTCTTCTTTACTACGATGAAACAATTCTCTAAACTTATTATAATTCATTGTAATAATGAATGCAATTCCAGTTTCTACAACCTGACCTTCTACTGCAACTTGATACTGATTTTTTCGATATGCTCTAACCATATATCGTCCGTCTTTTGTAAGCTGGTAATCTATAGAAACATCACCTGCAATATTTGCATCTTGCTCATTCTCTCTTTCTTGTCCTTCTAAAGCAAAACTACTTCCTATAGTTACTTTTAATCTGTCGTCTAACAATTTTTTTGAAACACCAACATTTAAATCCGTTCTGTTTTGTTTCGTTCCCGAAGTATAATCATCTGTAGACTCTAAATCAAATTCCAGTTCGACTCCACTTATCAATTCACCTGCAAGATTATTTAATTGATCCGAAAGTATTTTACTCACACTTTGTCTCGCCATAGATTCGGCACTTGTACCACCACTTTCGCTTGCAAAAGGGTTTTCTCCAACAAATCGGTTTAAAAGTAAAAGCGCAAAAACCTGTTTATTTAATTCAGACGGATCTTGTCTCAATTGTTGCAATTTTGTTTGTGAAGTTGTTATAATATTCGATGAAACATCGTAATTACCATCTGGAAGAACAATATCAAATGAGATTTCTGGTTTCATAAGCTCTCCATTCATTTTTAATAAAGCTTGAAACGGAATTTTTTGTTTGTACGTGTTTTTGACTGTTTGTGACTCAGCTCCTAACTGATTTCCTAATAAATCTATCGGAGCAGCATTTACTTTATAAATAGCCGTTAAATTTAAGTTTGCCATTGTAGGCTCTCCATTCCATATAATATAACTTCCTTTTTGAATATCAAATTTTCGTCTTATCATATTAAAACTCATCTCATACGCTCCTTCACTAAACTCATATTTACCTGTAAGCGTAGTTTTCCCCGAAGGATCAATGCCTCCAATAAGATCTGCTTCACCCAACAACCTCAGGTAATCTCCATTTCCTTTATCTATAACCAAAGTAAGTTCTGCCTTTTTATCAATAGAGATTGCAACACTTACATCCATACCAATTAATTGAGATTGATTCAATTTACTTTCCATTGCAACAGTTTGTTTCAGTAATAAATTATCTTCATTTACAAACTCTACAATTCCTTCTCTATCGGCAATGGATGGATCTGATTGAGGCATAACAATTGTAAATTTTGTATCCTCATTAATTTTTATATTTCCTCCTACTACAGGATTATCCAATGTTCCTTTTATACTTAGATTTGCATCTAATGATAAATCTCCATAAAACAAATCATTGTCTGCTTCGGTTGAATGAATCGCTCTAAACTGATCCGCTTTTATTGTTAAACCAAAGTCATAATTTCTAAAATCTTTGGAATTTATTTTTCCATTTACAAATAGCTCATTCTTATTTTCATCATAAACAGAGAAATTATCAAATACAATCGCTTCGTTTTCAATTCTAATTTTCTCTTTAGGTATTTGATAAATAGAATTAAACTTCGTTACTTTAAAAACAGCGTCGTTAAAGTCTAATTCACCTGTTACTTTCGGCGCATCTGTATTACCCGTAACTTTAAAACTCCCAGATAAATAACCTGCACCATCTGTAACATTCCCCATACTAAAGCCTTGAATACTTTTTATATTTAAATGGTTGATATCTAAATCTAGATCAAAACTACTATCATCAATTTTGTAATTCCCCGTAAGGTTTACATCATTTCCTTGATCACTTAG
This region includes:
- a CDS encoding LLM class flavin-dependent oxidoreductase, translated to MNNNIPISLLELALITEGSDAKETFQKTKELAQLADNLGYNRFWLAEHHNMEHVASTATVVLIGYIASQTQNIRVGSGGIMLPNHAPLVVAEQFGTLETLYPNRIDLGLGRAPGTDSLTAQAIREDFYAQSQQFPRNVQAIHNYFSPDNASAKVRAFPAEGTNVPVWILGSSMDSASLAAAKGLPYAFAGHFAPRMMLQAFEFYRENFIPSKYLSSPKTMACVNAIGADTNEEAEILSTTLYQMFLGLIRNNRKPVQPPLESLDGLMSEEEKFHVDQMVACTFAGSKEKLEKDLKQFIDRSGIDELMITSPIFDHQKKLKSLKILKEVIDNINKA
- a CDS encoding BamA/TamA family outer membrane protein, producing MKTKYLKYFIILSLFFAFGCSNTKYLPKGDLLYTGASVKVEDTILKKKEKTALKNELQGLLRPLPNKQFLGLRIKLWIYNIAGEPKKKKGTRYWLRNKVGEAPVLFSKVDLDYNSSVLRNYAENKGFFKVNVTADSTSKDKRATVEYTVKPNKQYKIKSVSFPDDSSAVAKTIAKTTRRSLLKVGNPYDLDVIKSERERIDSRLKEKGFYYFNSDYILAQVDSTKGDHEVVIKLKIKDETPAKAKVPYTINDIVVYPNFSILKDSTAVAYKKEDIVKYKDFTIIDSTNTFRPRVFDRALYFKKGDFYNRSDHNLSLNRFVNLGTFNFVKNEFKESDSIKNALDAYYYLTLLPKKFIRVEVLGKTNSASYSGSEINANWNNRNLLRGAELFTLSVFGGADFQISGQNKGNNIFRIGGEASLTWPRLITPFNFQGSSEFVPKTKASLSYEYQNRINLYALNSFRGSFGYSWKENIRKEHQLDIIEVNYVSPNRVTPYYQEQVSKDESLAKVLDKQLIFGPTYSYTYTNTMQKRKKNTFYFNGELDLAGNITGLATKANIKKNDVVKIFDVPFSQYVKFKTDFRHYLKLGKESQLASRLILGVGLPYGNSSSLPTSKQFVVGGTNSIRAFRARSIGPGSYVSQDTVNSLIPDQSGDLKLEFNTEYRAKLFSIVRGALFLDAGNVWLLNNDPNKAGAKISKNFMKEIAVGAGAGLRFDLSFLILRTDIAFPLRIPYLPEGKRWVIDDINFGSGSWRKDNLILNIAIGYPF